A single window of [Clostridium] hylemonae DSM 15053 DNA harbors:
- a CDS encoding MmcQ/YjbR family DNA-binding protein has protein sequence MTERKEVISHCLAFQNVYEDYPFRDTDWCVVRHKDNRKVFAWIFEREGHIWVNVKCSPEWAEVWRQTYPSVLPAYHLNKKHWNSIILDGTVPDEEICRMIGDSYDLTGERRKENG, from the coding sequence ATGACGGAACGAAAAGAAGTGATCTCTCACTGCCTGGCTTTTCAAAATGTCTATGAGGACTATCCGTTCCGGGACACGGACTGGTGCGTGGTCAGGCACAAAGACAACAGAAAAGTATTTGCCTGGATTTTTGAAAGAGAAGGGCATATATGGGTAAATGTAAAATGCAGCCCTGAATGGGCCGAAGTGTGGCGGCAAACCTATCCGTCGGTACTGCCGGCATATCATTTGAATAAAAAACATTGGAACTCTATTATCCTTGACGGAACTGTGCCGGATGAAGAGATATGCAGGATGATAGGTGATAGTTATGATTTGACAGGAGAAAGGAGAAAAGAGAATGGATAA
- a CDS encoding phasin family protein, whose translation MDNLGESLKKVMLAGVGALATTAEKSKEILDDLVKKGELTVEQGKVLNEELKHNVKKAVKDNVTVKVKPTTPEELGELLDKMTPEQISQLKELLEGLEQEADPKSEGEMTEEGPEEGKSDGASNE comes from the coding sequence ATGGATAACTTAGGTGAAAGTTTAAAAAAGGTAATGCTGGCAGGAGTAGGCGCATTGGCCACAACGGCGGAGAAGTCAAAAGAAATTCTGGATGACCTTGTAAAAAAGGGAGAACTGACAGTAGAACAGGGCAAGGTGCTCAATGAAGAACTGAAGCACAATGTAAAAAAGGCAGTGAAAGATAATGTCACGGTAAAAGTAAAACCGACCACGCCGGAAGAGCTCGGAGAGCTGCTTGACAAGATGACGCCGGAGCAGATAAGCCAGCTTAAGGAGCTGCTCGAAGGGCTGGAACAGGAAGCAGACCCAAAATCTGAGGGAGAGATGACAGAGGAAGGCCCGGAAGAAGGAAAGAGCGACGGAGCGTCAAATGAGTAA